From the Helicoverpa armigera isolate CAAS_96S chromosome 16, ASM3070526v1, whole genome shotgun sequence genome, one window contains:
- the LOC135117974 gene encoding uncharacterized protein LOC135117974, producing the protein MCHSTSQWTEALPLVLLGMRTSWKDDIQTTPAELVYGEPLHLPGQFISPTEQFTAADVTQYATRLRVHMANLTPRPTSWHTTSPFYIPRDLYSASHVFLRRDDVRKPLEPPYTGPHKVLQRQPKYFTLDVKGKNTNVSVDRLKPAFVLREEVNEPRVHNGAEAPTSDVVTTSETTREERATKRGRRVRFPDFYRP; encoded by the coding sequence ATGTGCCACTCAACATCACAGTGGACAGAAGCCTTACCTCTGGTACTACTCGGCATGCGGACTTCCTGGAAAGACGACATCCAGACTACGCCTGCGGAGTTGGTCTATGGTGAACCCTTGCACCTACCTGGTCAGTTTATATCTCCTACAGAACAGTTCACCGCAGCCGACGTCACACAGTACGCCACGCGTCTCCGGGTCCACATGGCCAATCTAACACCGAGACCAACATCGTGGCACACGACTTCCCCTTTCTACATTCCTCGGGACTTATATTCTGCTTCACACGTCTTCCTTCGCCGTGACGACGTCCGGAAACCCCTGGAACCACCTTACACCGGGCCGCACAAGGTTCTTCAAAGACAGCCTAAGTACTTTACGTTAGACGTAAAAGGGAAGAACACTAATGTTTCTGTCGACAGACTCAAACCAGCTTTTGTGTTGCGTGAGGAGGTCAACGAGCCCAGAGTTCACAACGGTGCGGAGGCACCTACGTCAGACGTCGTCACCACCTCAGAAACGACGCGCGAAGAGAGAGCAACCAAAAGAGGACGTCGTGTGAGGTTCCCCGATTTTTATCGACCATAG